The genomic interval AACCTTTGGAACTTATTTGGTTTTCAAAGACAAAAAGTGGGATGCCAATTTGGGTGTGTATGCGCAAACGGGTAAAAGTGTCGGTCAAGATGTGGATGCTTGGACTGTGGCTGCCAATTTGATGTATGCTGCTTCAACCAAATTCAAAGTAGGTTTGGGCTACGAATACCTTTCAGGAAAAGACCAAGACGATAGCAGTGCAGGATTCAAATCTTTCACACCATTGTTTGGAACCAACCACGCTTTCAACGGATATATGGATTATTTCTATGTCAAAAATCACGTGAATAGCGTAGGCTTGCAAGATGTGTTTTTGAAACTGAATTATTCAGCAAACAAATGGCAATTCAATTTGATTCCGCATGTATTCAATGCCGCCAACACGGTTTTGGATAGTTCAAGCAACAAAATGGACAGTTACCTAGGTACAGAGGTTGATTTGACCGCCAGTTATGCCGTTCAAAAAGACATTATGCTCTCCGGTGGCTATTCTCAAATGTTTGGGTCTAGTACTTTGGAACGCATCAATGGCGTAGCAAATCCAGCCAATACCAACAATTGGGCTTGGTTGATGGTTTCGATAAGTCCAAAACTATTTTCGATAAAATAAAAAAAGCAGCATTATTTGGGCGTGCCCCTTCGTAAAAACTACGGGTCAGGCTGTTCGCTATATCTTTTTTGGGGCAAAAAAAGCCCCAAAAAAGGATGCCGCTACCATCCTTCACGCAAATACACGACACGTTTATTTGGTCAATAAATAAAAATATAACAATCTAATTATATAGCTTTTTAGTACAACAGTAGTTTCAATTGCCTCTAGCTTTAGCTGGAGGGAAAATAAAGCAATTGTAGTATTGGCTTTAGCCAAGATCATCTACTATTTGGCTAAAGCCAAATAGCTTATTTCTGATTTTATACTTCCAGCTAAAGTTGGAGGCAATGCAACTTTTGGAAAACTAACCACTCTGAATTACAATCTAATTACTAATTCAACCTCAGGATCAAAAGGCTATAAATTCATTTTTATGGCCTTTTTTTAGATTTTTTTTAATTCATCAATTATGTATCGCAAACCACTACTCATTATCGGACTTGTATTGCTGCTTTTTGTAGCATTTAGATTTTATTTTTTGCCTCAATTTGATGCCAAAGACGGAATTTTTTCAAAAATAGAATCCAATAAAATAGCGTATGTGGGTGATGTATCTTGCAAAGAATGTCATAACGGTCAGCATAACGAATGGTCGGATTCACACCATTATAAATCCATGTTGCCGCCCAACGATTCAACAGTAAAAGGGGACTTTAACAACATCACTTTTACCGCAGATGGTGTGACGAGCCGATTCTTCAAAAAAGGAAAAAAATTCTACATCAACACCCAAGGAAGTGATGGTGCCAATCATGATTTTGAAGTCAAATACACTTTTGGTTTTACGCCATTGCAACAATATTTAATTGAATTTCCAGGCGGACGCTTGCAAGTATTGCGCACAAGTTGGGATGTTAACAAAAAGAAGTGGTTTAACCAATATCCGGGAGAAAAAATCCCTGCACACGACTGGTTGCACTGGACAGGGAATGCACAAAACTGGAATACCATGTGTGCCTACTGCCATTCGACCAATATTCATAAAAATTATGATAGCGAAAAAGATGTTTACAAAACCAGTTATAGTGTGGTAAATGTGAGCTGCGAAAGTTGCCACGGTCCAGGCAAAAAACATATTGATTTTGTAAAAGGTGGGGATTATAAATCGGGGGATAGAATAGAAGGAAGTTATCTGAAACTTCCTAAAAACGCCAGTCAAGCCGATGAAATTTTGGTTTGTACCCCTTGTCACGTTCGGGCTGGCGAGATTAGTTCCAAGAAAATAGATAGCAAGGAATTATTGGATAATTATATTCCGGAAATTCCATCCACAGAGAACTTTTTTGCAGACGGACAAATTGACGATGAAGATTTTATATACACATCTTTTATGCAAAGTAAAATGTATAGTCAAGGTGTAACATGTAGTAATTGCCATAATCCACATTCTACTAAACTGAAAAAAGTAGGGAATCAAACTTGTTTACAGTGTCACGTTCCGGCTACTTATGATGTGCAATCTCATACCAATCATGCTGTTGGTAGTGCAGGTGCTTTGTGCGTAAGTTGTCACATGCCGGGTAAATTGTACATGGGGAATGATTTGCGTCACGACCACAGTTTTAGAGTGCCACGACCAGATTTATCGGTAAAATATGGTACGCCAAATGCGTGTAGTAATTGCCACAAAGACAAAACCGAAAAGCAACTTGCTAGTGCGGTTGAAAAATGGTTTGGAACCAAAAGAAAATACCACTTTGCCGATGATTTAATCCCCGGAAGCAAGCTGGACGCCAATAGCGAAAAACATTTGGTACAATTAATTAAACAAGCGACAACTCCAAATATTGTGAAAGCTACAGCTGTTTTTTATTTAGGAAGCATTCAGACCAATTCGAGTTTAAAAACGCTTTTGGAATGTTTGCATCAACCCGATGCACAAGTTCGTTATCGAACGTTACGAAGCTTAAATAATTTTGAATATTCGACTTGGATTAATAATGTTGGCCCATTATTGACAGATAAAGTTCGAGCCGTGAGAATTGCTGCTGCCGATTTGTATATTGGGATTCCCGTTGATAAAATCCCGTCGAATTGGACTGAAGATTTTGCGCTTGCGCAAAAAGAACTCAAAGATTATCTCTACTATCAAACCGATTTTTCTACAGGAAATGTAATGATGGGCGACTACTATTTAAAGTTGAATGATTATGCGAATGCAGAGAAATATTATTTGAAAGGTTTACGAAAAGACAGTCAGATGAATTATGCTTTGTTGAATTTGTCTACTATATATAATTCGCAAGGAAACAACGATAAAGCATTATTGGCATTGAAAGTAGCGGCTAAAAACGATTCCAAAAATGACCGCGTTTTTTACAATATGGCGTTGTTGTACAATGAAATGAATAATAAAGTTGAAGCCGAAAAAGCATTTGGAAAAGCGGTACAATTAGAATCAAGAAATTCAAGAGTTTACTATAACTATGGATTGCTTTTACTCGAAAAAAATAAGTTTCAAGAGGCAGTTGCCGTGCTTGAAAAAGGGATTTCTATAAGTCCCAATGAACCCGATTTGCATTACGCACTAGCATTTGTTTACCGTCAAAGTAATAATATGACCAAAGCAAAACAATCGGTTTTGAAGTTAAAATCACTAGCACCCAATAATCCTAGTTATCAGGAATTATATAAAGCAATGGGTATGTAATGGTGTGTTTTAACAAGGCTATAATTCGATTTATTTTTCCGAACTCTGATATTTATCATATAATAAGCTGTTTTTAGGGATTACTTTTGCTTCATCAAATAAAGGATTTTAATGTCTTTTATTGAGAATTGTATAATTTAAGAGAAGCAAAAAATGAGTAATTTATCACAATCACATCGAATGTTATTTTTGAATACACTCGCATTCACCATATGTTTCGCGTGTTGGACTTTGAATGGTGTTTTGGTTACTTTTTTAGTAGATAGAGGCATTTTTAATTGGTCAGTTGTTGAGGTGGGTTGGTTACTCGGAATTCCAATTTTATCTGGTGCCATCTTTAGGTTGCCAATCGGAATTTTAACCGACAAGTTTGGAGGTAAAATTATCTACTCTGCATTGCTATTCCTTTGTGCGATTCCGTTGTTTTTATTGCCTTATGCCAATTCGTTTTGGAGTTTTGCTGTCCTAAGTTTTCTGTTTGGATTGGTCGGAACAAGTTTCGCAGTTGGTATTGCTTATACTTCGGTTTGGTACCCAAAAAACTGGCAAGGTAGAG from Flavobacterium ovatum carries:
- a CDS encoding tetratricopeptide repeat protein; protein product: MYRKPLLIIGLVLLLFVAFRFYFLPQFDAKDGIFSKIESNKIAYVGDVSCKECHNGQHNEWSDSHHYKSMLPPNDSTVKGDFNNITFTADGVTSRFFKKGKKFYINTQGSDGANHDFEVKYTFGFTPLQQYLIEFPGGRLQVLRTSWDVNKKKWFNQYPGEKIPAHDWLHWTGNAQNWNTMCAYCHSTNIHKNYDSEKDVYKTSYSVVNVSCESCHGPGKKHIDFVKGGDYKSGDRIEGSYLKLPKNASQADEILVCTPCHVRAGEISSKKIDSKELLDNYIPEIPSTENFFADGQIDDEDFIYTSFMQSKMYSQGVTCSNCHNPHSTKLKKVGNQTCLQCHVPATYDVQSHTNHAVGSAGALCVSCHMPGKLYMGNDLRHDHSFRVPRPDLSVKYGTPNACSNCHKDKTEKQLASAVEKWFGTKRKYHFADDLIPGSKLDANSEKHLVQLIKQATTPNIVKATAVFYLGSIQTNSSLKTLLECLHQPDAQVRYRTLRSLNNFEYSTWINNVGPLLTDKVRAVRIAAADLYIGIPVDKIPSNWTEDFALAQKELKDYLYYQTDFSTGNVMMGDYYLKLNDYANAEKYYLKGLRKDSQMNYALLNLSTIYNSQGNNDKALLALKVAAKNDSKNDRVFYNMALLYNEMNNKVEAEKAFGKAVQLESRNSRVYYNYGLLLLEKNKFQEAVAVLEKGISISPNEPDLHYALAFVYRQSNNMTKAKQSVLKLKSLAPNNPSYQELYKAMGM